In a single window of the Scophthalmus maximus strain ysfricsl-2021 chromosome 18, ASM2237912v1, whole genome shotgun sequence genome:
- the LOC118290662 gene encoding leucine-rich alpha-2-glycoprotein produces the protein MNLWLLLTLPALAECHHPAGRGARSCPDLCSCSSPPSEVSCSQRALTLFPADGLSPNTTRLSIQSTGLTGVAAHHLSAVPLLKNLQLYHNNLTSLPSDLLRGVPRLNTLDLTGSQLVHLPPRVFNRSSLQHLVLKNNLIAKVDAEWFPADSGLIWLDLSGNRLTGVPSAPLLRLPRLQNLDLSHNHLQELQPDALHHLHHLETLNLAGNKLVSLKPSAFTHNPKLSQLFLQENRLRDLPATLLQGLRHLDLLLLNQNQLQGLPAGFLRDGESSVRVILTGNPWVCDERIEFLKKWLTLHPHNVIYPEEVTCSGPEALKHRQVVSLADSELGLAKSDKTAN, from the coding sequence ATGAACCTGTGGCTGCTCCTGACGCTCCCTGCCCTGGCTGAATGCCATCACCCAGCAGGACGAGGCGCCCGCTCCTGCCCGGATctgtgctcctgctcctctccaccGTCCGAGGTGTCGTGCAGCCAACGCGCCCTCACACTTTTCCCCGCGGACGGTTTGTCTCCCAACACCACTCGACTGTCCATCCAGTCCACGGGTCTCACCGGCGTCGCAGCCCATCACCTGAGCGCGGTGCCCCTTTTAAAAAACCTCCAGCTGTATCACAACAACCTGACGAGCCTTCCCTCGGACCTGCTGCGGGGTGTTCCCCGCTTGAACACGCTGGACCTCACGGGCAGTCAGCTGGTCCATCTGCCTCCGCGCGTCTTCAACCGCTCCTCGCTCCAGCATCTGGTGCTGAAGAACAATCTGATCGCCAAAGTGGACGCTGAGTGGTTTCCCGCCGACAGCGGCTTGATCTGGCTGGACTTGTCCGGGAACCGTTTGACCGGCGTCCCGTCTGCGCCGCTTCTGAGGCTGCCTCGTCTCCAGAACCTGGACTTGAGTCACAACCATCTGCAAGAGCTGCAGCCCGACGCCCTGCACCACCTGCACCACCTGGAGACGCTGAACCTCGCCGGGAACAAACTAGTCTCCCTGAAACCTTCAGCTTTCACCCACAACCCCAAGCTATCGCAGCTTTTTCTGCAGGAGAACCGACTCCGGGACCTGCCAGCGACCCTCCTCCAGGGTCTCCGGCACCTTGACCTTCTGCTGCTGAACCAGAATCAGCTGCAGGGTCTCCCCGCAGGTTTCCTGCGCGACGGGGAGTCCTCTGTTCGGGTGATCTTAACAGGAAACCCCTGGGTGTGCGATGAGAGGATAGAGTTTCTGAAGAAGTGGCTCACTCTTCACCCTCATAATGTCATCTATCCGGAGGAGGTGACTTGTTCAGGGCCGGAAGCTCTCAAACACCGACAAGTGGTCTCCTTGGCTGACAGCGAGCTCGGTCTCGCGAAATCGGACAAGACTGCAAATTAA
- the LOC118290663 gene encoding leucine-rich alpha-2-glycoprotein, producing MAACWALGFLWLAYFCHGALSCPALCKCYSRRAEVVCDEVPLTEYPSEGLPKNTSMLTIQFTNITSVSERHLNATPLLQGLHLNSNHLQRLSSNLLGGVPRLSTLDLTGNRLTDLPADVFSHAPLGSLVLRNNLIEKADAEWLRDNSSITWLDLSGNRMRKIPAALLQKLPHLENLDLSNNRLETISANSLDPLAKLERLNLQDNKLDALDASVLRSTRNLTYLFLSRNKLSKLPQNLFQELTELRVLSLDDNQLSHVPPGSLDQLSSLDDEGLDLSSNPWLCDGKAGYLWGWLQKNEKKVFLPETIVCAAPRSLSGRSVMSLTESELNLQS from the coding sequence ATGGCTGCCTGTTGGGCCCTCGGTTTCCTCTGGTTGGCATATTTCTGCCACGGTGCTCTGTCATGTCCGGCTCTTTGCAAATGCTACTCCAGAAGAGCAGAGGTGGTGTGCGACGAGGTTCCCCTGACGGAGTATCCCTCCGAGGGCCTGCCGAAGAACACCAGCATGCTGACGATCCAGTTCACAAACATCACCTCCGTCTCTGAGAGGCATCTGAACGCCACACCCCTGCTGCAAGGGCTCCACCTGAACAGCAACCACCTGCAGCGGCTCTCCTCCAATCTCCTCGGAGGCGTTCCTCGCCTCAGCACTTTGGATCTCACGGGAAACCGACTGACGGACCTGCCCGCGGACGTCTTCAGCCACGCTCCGCTCGGCAGCTTGGTGCTGAGGAATAATCTGATTGAGAAGGCGGATGCAGAGTGGCTTCGGGATAACAGCAGTATCACCTGGTTGGACTTGTCTGGAAATCGTATGAGAAAGATCCCGGCCGCTTTGCTCCAGAAGCTGCCGCACCTTGAGAATCTGGACCTCTCCAACAACCGTCTGGAGACCATCTCTGCAAATTCTCTGGACCCGCTCGCCAAACTGGAGAGGCTTAACCTGCAGGACAACAAGCTGGACGCCCTGGATGCATCGGTGCTCCGGAGCACCCGCAACCTCACCTATCTGTTTCTCTCTCGGAACAAGCTCAGCAAACTCCCCCAAAACCTGTTTCAGGAGCTCACTGAGCTCAGAGTCCTGAGTCTGGACGACAACCAGCTGAGCCACGTCCCTCCGGGCTCCCTGGACCAGCTGAGCTCCCTGGACGACGAGGGTCTGGACCTGTCCTCCAACCCCTGGCTGTGCGACGGGAAGGCGGGGTACCTCTGGGGGTGGCTGCAGAAGAACGAGAAGAAGGTTTTCCTGCCGGAGACCATCGTGTGTGCGGCACCTCGGTCCTTATCAGGGCGTTCAGTCATGTCACTGACTGAGAGTGAACTGAATCTTCagtcttga